The Sus scrofa isolate TJ Tabasco breed Duroc chromosome 6, Sscrofa11.1, whole genome shotgun sequence region AACATGCAGTAACCTGTGTGTCTCAAGAAGCAGTAAtaacaagtgcaaaggccctggggtgaggagaaaaggcagATATTCGTGGATCGTGAGTAGGTCTTTGAAGCCAGACTTAGCAGGAAGCTCAGCAGAAGAGGATGGAGAGGTGGCCAGGAACCAGTCCACACAGGACCCCGTAAAGGGGAAACAGTGTCCTAACACCCAGGAGAGGGGATGGcagtgcaaaagccctgaggcaggACAAGGCCTTGAGGGTGGGCGGGGCTCCGTGGAGCAGAGTCAGAGGTGGGCGGGGCTCCGTGGAGCAGAGTCGGAGGTGGGCGGGGCCAGGCCCGCCAGGGCCTAGAGGACTCCAGCAAGGCCTTTGGGGTCCCTGCCGCGTCCACCGGGTCTGCAAGGCGCGCCCTGAGTGTGACGGGGTCTGACTTGCCTTCTAATAAGATCCCTCCCTGCTCTGCAGAGCGCGCCCTGTCGGGTCAGCGGCCAGGCAGGCGCCCCTTCCCACTTCGTGGCTGCTCCTCACCTCTTCCCTCCCGCAGGCCGCCTCGTCCCGGGGGGCCGGCTCCCCACGCACCCCTGGGTCCATGCCTGCGGCCTGGGCTCCCCCGGGCGCCCCCGCTGCCCCGCCCTGGGCCAACCTGAGCTCGGCCGGCCAGTTCGTGCTGCTGGGCTTCGCGCACGTGCCCGCGCTGCGGCCGCCGCTCGCCGCGCTCTTCCTGCCCGCCTTCCTGCTCGCGCTGCTGGGCGACGCGCTCATCGTGCTGCTGCCCGCCCTGGACGCCGGCCTGCGCGcgcccatgtacttcttcctgcgCCAGCTGGCCCTGGTGGAGATGTGCTTCTCGCTGGACGTCGTGCCTCGGCTGCTGGGGACCCTGCTGCGGCCCGGGCGCGGCGTGTCGCCCGCGGGCTGcgccctgcagctgctcctggtGCTGTCCTGTGTCTCGTCTGAGTGCTTCCTTCTGACGGCCATGGCCTgggaccgctacgtggccatctgcaggCCCCTGCGCTATGGCGCCATCGTGAGCCCGCGGCTCTGCCATCGGCTGGCCGCCGCGTGCTGGCTGGCGGGCGCGCCCGTGGCTCTGGTCTTCACCGTCTGGCTGTTCCGGTTCCCCTTCTGCGGGCCGCGTGGCATCCGCCACTTCTTCTGCGACATCGCCCCTCTGCTGAGCCTGGTGTGTGCCGACACCAGGGTTTTCGAGGACAACGTGTTGGTGGCCACGGTGCTGGTTATCATGGTTCCCTTCTGTCTGATAGCCACGTCCTACGCCCAGATTCTGGCCACCGTGCTGCAGATGCCGTCGGCCAGGGGGCGCCGCAAGGCCCTGtccacctgtgcctcccacctCATCGTGGTGGTTCTGTTTTATGGCACCACGGGGGTCATCCACCTGCGACCCAAGGCCAGCTACTCCCCGGAGAGCAAGCAGGTGGTGTCCCTGTCCTACACCCTGGTGACCCCCATGCtcaaccccctcatctacagcctgCGGAACAAGGAGGTGAAGGCTGCCCTGGGGCAGGTGTGTGTTCGAGGTAGAGGGACGCATATTCCAGGAgcagtctgattccagagccttTCATCCAATGCCTGGCTGGTCTTTAGACACCTCTCTATGCATCATACTGaattctttctgtttctccttgGATTCCCTGCTTTGCAACAGCACCAGCATCTCCCTAATGGCTGTCTGCAGCGGAGCCATCATTCACGCACTTGCCTTTGTTGAGTAGGGTAAGTTTCTGTTCCTGATAGTGGAGCATGATCCGTACTTGTGTTTAAAAGCAcggtaaggagttcctgtcatgactcagtggaaacacatctgactggcatccatgaggatgcaggttcgatccctggccttgctcagtgggttggggatccagggttgccatgagcggtggtgcaggtcccgtgttgctgtagctgtggcataggccagtggatacagctctgatgctcgacccctagccatatgccgtgggtgtgccccctccaaaaaaaaaaaaaaagtagtgaaagCACAGTTCCTGTGGAAGTGGcaaatacaaatgcaggacaacCAGTTAATGTGAATTGCTGATAAGTTTTGAGTACACCTGTGTCCCGTGCACTATTTTTTGCAGTTACTTTTTAGTATATGTCCTTCTTCCTCATGGTGGAatgatattccattttgtgtgtgtgacattttcttCATCCCTGTATTCGCTGATGGACAtccaggttgtttccatatcttggctcttgtgaataattcTGCTGTAAACATGGGAGTGGATATATCTCTTCaactttctgttttcatttcctttggatgtataACAAGaggtggaattcctggatcatatgatagcttcatttttattttctggaggactctcctactgttttccatggtggctgttgCACCCTCTGTAGCGATatttgtatacaaatgttcattttagaattttttagaatggtaacaaaaaaaagtgaaacaacctaattttataacATTGGGATTGGTAAAATAAATTATGGTGCCTAATATACAGTGAAATACTAAGCAGCTGTTAAAAAGTTATGAGACAGACCTGTATGTAGAGATACGGAAAGATGAACCATGATTAGGAGTtaaacaaagaaatcataaaagaacTTGCATAGTATGATcccatttgttaaaaacaaaagtatacatacaataatacatatataaatcaatAGCAGCTCTTTTCTATTTTACCTACAAAGAGCAGATTTGAAATGGGAAAGGGAATGTTTACTTCCATAAGATTCAAActtcttataaaaagaaaatattagtttcCTAATATTGAAACACTTAACAACTTCCTAACTGAAACACTTAACAACTTCCTTCAAGTATTTTGATACCTCTccaatctttttattttggtaGAAAATCCATACCAAGCccttgacttttttaaaaaaaaattctattggaatataattgatttacaaagtcgtgttaattttaggtgtgcagcaaagtaactcagttttACATAGACATACATTCAAGCCCTTGCCTGTGAAAGCATGAAGATATCACCTAAATTCAGCAGAAAATACATAGCTATAGGAGAAATATTTTCACACAGCTAGTACCTGACATTATTAGGATTTTAAACCCTGTCTGCCACTGAAGCTCTAAGTCTATGGTTACCTGATTTATATATGTGGTTTGCCGAATGAACATTcattttgtctttccttccttccttcctttctgtctgtctgtctgtctttctttttttcttctttctttctgcagcatatggaagttcccgggctagctgttgaatcggagctgcagctgccagtctatgccacagccacagcaatgtgggatctgagacacgactgcaacctacactacagctcatggcaatgccagatccttaacctactgagtggggccagggatggaacccatgtcctcatggatactagttgggttcattgctgctgaatCACAAAGAGAACTCcgaatatttattttcttgaccCAACTTGCTGAGCTGAGTCAGCTCTGTAAGCCCCTGATCTAAAGACATCCAACTAGCTCCAGGCAGCTTTAAACAAAGGGGGTTGGGATCCCAATGGGAAGTGGGGTCTCAGAGAGATACCTGCACATCTGTGTTTATAGGAGTATTACTCACAATAGTTAAAAGGTGGAAACAAAtgacagatgaagggataaacaaaatgtggtctctcCATACCATTGGATCTTAGTCACTTTAAAGagaaaggacaggagttcccgtcgtggcggagtGGTTAATGCAgccgattgggaaccatgaggttgcaggttcaatccctggccttgctcagtgggttaacgatccggcattgccgtgagctgtagtgtaggttgcagatgtggcttggatcctgagttgctgtggctctggtgtaggcttggcagttacagctctgattcgacccctagcctgggaacctccatatgccacgggagcggctcaagaaaaggcaaaaagactaaataaataaatataaaggacaTTTTGATCCAGGCTACAacctggatgaaccttgaggacattaagcTCAAtggaataagccagtcacagaaaaagatactgtatgattccactaaTATGAGTcagatccatagagacagaaagtagaaaggcAATGTCCGTGGGAGGAGGGGATAGGGAGTTAGTGTTTAGTGgttacagagtttcagttttgcaagacgaGAAGCGTTCTGGAGGTGgacggtggtgatggttgcaccacAGTGTAAACGAAGCTCATAACACTGAGCTGTACACTTAGAACCTGACTAAAATGATGGCTTTTATGTTATGCATATCTTATCAATTAAAAATCCATAAAGTAAAGAAGAGGGGATAAAGGGGGCTCATGGTAGCTTTTCCAAACAATGCAACCTCAGAAGATGACTCATTTCTGCAGGAGAACATGACACAAGAGAAGGTACACTTGGCTGATGGATCGGAACAAGACAAGAGACAGAAATATGAAAGGAAACTGGGTGTTGCAGGCATGAGGAGGAGTCCACATAGTGTAGGGACATATAATGTAGACCCTGAAATGTCACACTAAGGAATTCTACATTCATACAGAAGCCTCAGAGGAGAGTGTTTAAGAGAATCGTGCAAACGACCTGGCATGTGCTTTTTGTACATGTGGAGTGTTTCTGGTGCTGAGTGAGGCTGATCTTCAGAGTCTTTCCCAACCTTCAATTCAGTTAGTACATTCTCCTGAAAGTCTCCTGTAAGTCCCCATAACTAGACTAGtccccttcctctgcttcctcaaTTCCTAGTCCTCATCTAGTTCCATATTCACCTTGATGACAGACCTTGGACAGAAGTGAAGTCTGATTGGTTTTTGTGTTCCCAGCATACAGAACACATTCTAACACACAGTAGGGTATCAATGCATGCTTATTGACAGGGCCTAAAGATGGATTCTAAATTAGGGGTGGCTTTGCCCTCTTCCCTCAAGCCCAATTGtaattcagaaaaaagaaaagcctttccCTTCTGTCAATTCCACAGAGATTAGGGGAGGGAGGCCTCAGAGATCCTTAGCTTTGTTTAAGCCGGTTTCTCTGCACGTTGGCATGGAGGACAGAGGCGGCGTGGCAGTGCCCAGACAACACCAGGTCAGAGTGTGTGCCAGGTGAAGACGTGAGGTGGGTCTGGCGGGAGCTCCTGCTCAGCACCATGGTCAGCGCCTTCCAGGTTGGTGTGAATTCAAGGAGCTCTCCCTGTCTTCCGACTACTGAACTCTCCGGTCCCATTCCCGAAAATTCTGTCCCTGAGTGCGAGCTCAGACCATCTGGTCACTGGCCAGAGACACGCAAGACTCCTCTTACGTGAGCTATTCAGGTAAGGAGTCTGGGTCGTTCACCTGCAGGGGGCAAAGGAAGGACTTATCCAGATGAGAAGAGAGGAAATAGTACTGGCAGCAGTCTACCCTATGACAGATGCTTTGTGAGTGTTTTCCTGTATGACCTCCATGAAGTATCTCAATAATCCTATAATATCATTACAAATACAGTTCCTCTTTTatggatggagaaactgagggtcAGTAAGAGGAGTAAAAATGCTAGATTTGATACAAGTAAGCAGTAGAGGATTTGGAATTGGAGTTCAGGTGCCTTGTATTCTAATGCCTGAATTCTCTCTGCCATACCGAGATGTCTCTGAGGAATGGTTGAAAAGGAATGGCTGGAAGTTTCTGTTAGGGCTAAGTGGTTTaaaaaaccgactaggaaccatcagtttcgatccctggtcttgatcagtgggtaaatgatcctgtgttgccctgagctgtagtgtaggttgcagatgcagcttggctggcattgctgtggctgtggtgtaggctggcagctgcagctccgattcgacccctagcccgggaacctcca contains the following coding sequences:
- the LOC100736698 gene encoding olfactory receptor 10A7-like, producing the protein MPAAWAPPGAPAAPPWANLSSAGQFVLLGFAHVPALRPPLAALFLPAFLLALLGDALIVLLPALDAGLRAPMYFFLRQLALVEMCFSLDVVPRLLGTLLRPGRGVSPAGCALQLLLVLSCVSSECFLLTAMAWDRYVAICRPLRYGAIVSPRLCHRLAAACWLAGAPVALVFTVWLFRFPFCGPRGIRHFFCDIAPLLSLVCADTRVFEDNVLVATVLVIMVPFCLIATSYAQILATVLQMPSARGRRKALSTCASHLIVVVLFYGTTGVIHLRPKASYSPESKQVVSLSYTLVTPMLNPLIYSLRNKEVKAALGQVCVRGRGTHIPGAV